The DNA region GTTGCAGTCCAGCGACCTAAATTAAAACGCTCTTCTAAGAATGCAACCGCTGATTCAATCATTGCAATGGCAGATGTAAACGCTGCTATAACCAGCATAATGAAAAATACGGTTCCTAATGCGGTACCGCCTGGCATTTGGCTAAATGCTACTGGAAGCGTTTGGAAAATAAGGCCAGGGCCAGCTTCAGGTGTTAATTGACTACCGAAAACGATGGGGAAAATCGCTAAGCCGGCAAGCAGTGCAACAAACGTATCTGCAAGAGCCACCCAAAACGATGTTTGAATAATTGAGGTAGACTTTGACAAATAAGCGCCGTACATAATCACCACGCCTGAGGCGAGCCCTAGAGAGAAGAAAGCATGCCCCAGGGCTAACATCACGCCATTAATTGATAACTCCGAGAAGTCTGGTGCGAACATAAACTCAATGGCTGCACCAAAATCACCAATATATGCCGCGTAGCCCGCTAGACCGATTAACAGAATTACCATGGCTGGCAGCATCCACGACACAGCGCGTTCTAGGCCGTCTTTGATGCCATTACCAACCACTAAAACGACACCGACAATAATTGCTGCATGCCATACCGTAAGCTCAGCAGAAGAACTGACTAAACCACCAAAAATATCACTGATTTCTTGAACACTGGCGCCACTAAAACTGCCGCTAGCAGCCTTAAAGACATAAGCAAGTGCCCAGCCAGCAATAACAGCGTAGAAACTCAGCACTAAAAAGCCGGTGAGCATTCCCAACCAACCCGTGATTTGCCATGCTTGGCTTCGGCCTGATTCCAGCGCTAGTTTCAGAGCGGCATAACCAGGACTATGGCGTCCCCGCCGACCAATCACGATTTCGGCAATCATAATTGGCAAGCCAATACCGGCAATACAAAGCAGGTAAACTAAAACAAATGCCCCACCGCCGTTCTCGCCAGTAATATAAGGGAACTTCCAAATATTACCGAGACCGACAGCGGCTGCCGTTGACGCCAGAATAAAGAGTAAGCGACTCGACCAGCGATTCGCGATAGAGGGAGACTCGTGCATGACTGTTGTTGTCCGTATTTTATTATCGTTTTTATTTTTATAAAAAAGCCGCGTGTAGCGGCTTTTAATCACTTACTATGAGCAATAAATTAATTCATTGCCAATTTATGTGCATCAATTAAAGCAAAGCTTAAACTCACCGTCTCTTCGAGATATGGGTCATCAATTTCAAGATCACTAGGAATATCTTCTACTTTTTCCACCGGATCCATACCTAAGCGTTGTAATCGCGCATTTGCACGTTGAAGTTTCT from Pseudidiomarina andamanensis includes:
- a CDS encoding sodium-dependent transporter produces the protein MHESPSIANRWSSRLLFILASTAAAVGLGNIWKFPYITGENGGGAFVLVYLLCIAGIGLPIMIAEIVIGRRGRHSPGYAALKLALESGRSQAWQITGWLGMLTGFLVLSFYAVIAGWALAYVFKAASGSFSGASVQEISDIFGGLVSSSAELTVWHAAIIVGVVLVVGNGIKDGLERAVSWMLPAMVILLIGLAGYAAYIGDFGAAIEFMFAPDFSELSINGVMLALGHAFFSLGLASGVVIMYGAYLSKSTSIIQTSFWVALADTFVALLAGLAIFPIVFGSQLTPEAGPGLIFQTLPVAFSQMPGGTALGTVFFIMLVIAAFTSAIAMIESAVAFLEERFNLGRWTATMGAGFTLWLLGQITIYSFSGADWTQLSWQVGEKELKSWFDVIDYATSNILLPLGGLLLAIFAGWVMKTTFSQDELDTQPLAFKVWHFIVRYLAPIAIILIFLQLIGIIQF